From the genome of Capsicum annuum cultivar UCD-10X-F1 chromosome 4, UCD10Xv1.1, whole genome shotgun sequence:
aatagaaagagtaattgttatttctcttgaggatgatttaaaatgaaggaagcgcttttatttataggaaaaatttactcctagacagatacttcaaatcctaatagacatcaagtagatcttgataggcattcactataattgatatacattaatatcataacaCATATCAATTTTTTTGTGTATTGAGATGCCACTTTTCCATAAAAATAGGCTTTTGcttttgttttattgttttaaaCTTTTTTCACGTGATTtacgtaatatttttttaaaaaagcaggagactatttttctttttctttcaaattttttcatgtttttggcTTTCTTTTTGGTGTAGGAACTGTTTAATATtcccctttttattttcttttttggtttagagtcttctacatatataaaaaaaatattattgcacaATCTCATTCATGAACtttatagttaaaattattttttttctgtatgaattttttttttataatatttttcttattactttctcttatatttttcaccatgaatatattattcatatattttatcaaaattgcaGGTTCTTGAAGTGAGTTTGTGTAGAAGTATGTTTTTCTAAAAGTTTAAATTGattttgaagtttacaataataaacGGTGTGTTTTTGATAGATTATTGCAAATTGAGAAACTTCTTTGTTAGTTTTGTTTATAATGTTTCATATACAACTAGTGATttgaaattgacttatttataattttggacAGATTATTGGAATCATCGCGTTGAGTCACGAGAAATTGGTTGGTCATTCTGAATTCAAAATAGTTAATAATGAAATTGACTTATATATAATTTTGGACAAATTATTTGGAATATCGCATTCACGAAAAATTGATAGGTGATTTtgaattcataataattaatttaaaattttctttatatatgCTTTAAGATTAAAAATTACGTATACTACGTTCTGAGGATTATTTTGTGGGATTAGATTTTTaggagatttgatttttatttattagctgTTTGGCTTATCgttaatttttttcatcattgGTTGTTGTAATTTGCTTAGGTATAAAGAGGACACTAATAATTTCGAGAATTGCtccttgtgatttgaggtaaacttaagaaacttttcttattttaatgtaaagttatatatatatataccttctctttatttatttatttacttgcaTTATAATTTGAAGTGTTCAGTATCTGCACTGAAACTCGACTAAATCCAAATTCACATAAATTAAACAAATACAGATTAAGAAGATTATGATCAAAATAGTCTTGAAGATTTGACGTGAacttatttagaaataaaattgaaaagcaAAATTTAGGAATAGAAGGAGTACCATCTATTGAAATTCTTCTAAAGTTCTAATTTTggtatttcaaaatttaaatcattttgaGGACGTAGAGAGTATTAAATAATGAGGTTCAAGAGGCTCTagaaaaagagattaaaaaataagAACACGCCTATTCAATTTCTTAATTTCGTCATGCAAAGTTcttgacaaaaaaaatatactaaattcCAAGGTCATaaatgtagtttttgttttaaaattaatgTCTTTTTCACGATTAGAAAAGTGAACCTTCAAATTTTTGGTCTTATGGCCCCTAAACATATTTGactatttttcttctaaaaaatctgaattatgataacataaattaaaaaatttcaaatcgATCAAATTAGTTAAATGATAGGTTAAGATGATGAGGTAAAAATTGCCcgataatttaaaagaaaatagcCCAAGATCTACTTACCGTCAAAATCATGTTGCTTCTTTGGAATTAAAAAGTTGAGAATGAAATTGACATAATTCTTGAAATGGATTAAGATTCATATATCAAAGTTGTGAATACAATTGACAGAACTTTACTTGTAGGGACTAagtatacaataattaattataatttagtAAATTCTACATGTCCATACAACTTTTCCCCTATAAGCCAAGTGTAAGTACAATCAAATccatgttatattttatttatctataataatattataatcatgacAACAATGACATTCAATATGGTAACAACTCAAATATTATGAAATAGAGTAATATTTTATAAGAAATCCATTAtgtagaaaataatataataaaatatccaTAGTATAATTAATACTAGTACCATTGCCAGTGTCAGTTGAAGTAACTAACACTctataaagtaaaaaattaaaatatgtatgaTTATAACAAAAATCACTTCTGCCCATAAGTGAGTACACAAAGTACTAGAAAATGACATGCTTGTAAGTTTGACTACATAAAGGAAGTGTACTTTCCAAGCAAAGCTAGTAAGTTAGCTACATAGCATTATAAGTAGAAGGAGAACAACTATACAATTGATGTATCTAATCAGATCTAGCTCATAAGAAGAGCTACATAGCTCATTTGGTCAGGAGCCTCATTGGCTCATCTTTTGTACTAGGTGTCGCGTGTTTGAAGCTTCATGATTCCCACACATAGCGGTAGTTTAATGCATCAAGCTGCCCTCGTCTATCCATAAGAAGAAAGCTTTTTAAGGGATTCATCTTGTCTCTTTAACTCTTGCTTCCCATTCCATATTACACGCATATACATCTTCCATGAGGAAAACATGTTGTGTTCTGGCAGCTCTCTCATTTCTCCATGAAAAATGAGTTCTTTTTTCCCACCCCTTGATAAACTAAACTTGGTGCAGCCTACAAAAGTACAAAGAGAAGATAGGAGATATTTAGAGATCAGAACTTAACAATACTATCACTACTTTATCATTTACATCCTAGAAGCGGAATAGGTTCATGTGTTCGACCATCTACACATGCCATGGTGGCAGAGTTATCCGGTACTGTATTGGTGTGGCATAGTATGTATCCAATGGAATTTGTTTATTGACGGAAAAAGGAATAGGTAGTAAAACAAAGGCATAAGACATACGTAGACAGTTTAACTTGGCCTCCACTGCCAGATGAACACCCCAACTTTCATTGTGACCATCTAGACACTTCCAACTTTACACAGTGCGTCTTGCAAACACCTTAACTTTGAAAATGCACATCTAGACACCTTAAAGGGGAAAGTTTGGGTGCTTAAGAGGCCAACTTAAACCAAGTTAAGGTGTCTAGACGTGCATTTCCAAAGCTGGAGTATTTAGTTGCCAGTTGAAGCGAAGTTAATTTATGTGccataaacaaatatcaaaacttACGTAGAGCATGACAATACCTAAATCATCCTTAAGAAAACATTCaccatttctttccttttcagaaagtaaaagaaaaggatTTCAAAATAGCTCCAGCATATTTAAAGGTGGTTTTCTCATACTATGATTTCCATATAAGAGTGAAGTTCCGATTCCATCttaaaatagttcaaaatgatgttacctatttttaaaaaaaaaagttcaagctGTTTGTCCAATTAACATcacagaggaaaaaaaaaaaaagaaacagaatATTGATATAAAGAGCTTGAATGCAATAATCCTGTACTCACTCAAGGTTCTGTGCCAGCTTATGTAATAATAGTGAACTACCACTAGTTGCCTAATTGATTGTGCaccactttgtgagaatacactgggtatgttattgttgttgttgtcgaaGATAAAATAGGATAAATGGGTGGCCCCATTATCCGCCAGATTTAGAACTGTGTGCCACTGGCCATCAGGGATTTCACGGttataagaaagaaaagatataacAGTTCAGATTCTTTATGATAACAGAGAAAATCACCTGTTTTACAGCTTCAAACCCGGATTGATAAATGTGCCCCCCCTACCCCCAGCCCCCACTCGTTTTGCTACTTAAATATCAGTCCTGGTTCCTTAGCATGATTCGAACCCGTGAGGACGCCTACCAAACATCCCCTGTTGTACCACCTTTGCCTGGGGCCGGATATAACAGTACAAATTATGAATTGATAGGTCGCTAGTCGGTGAAATTTCTATAAGAGAATATTACCCTTCAAGTAGAGGTGCAAAAGCGAAAAAAATGACAAGCTAATGTGAACATTACGTTGTACACAATGCTTAAAGTAAATTATCACACCCCTAATGTAGTTAAAAGCTGAAACTTCTTATCCACACTTTAGGATTGTTGCCCCAACTGACCTCATATTAAAATGCAGATAAAACTTTTCATCCTCTCAACCATGCTATCCAGTAAAGTTAAACATACCTTTAAGAAATTAATGGTTCAACTTGCAGCTTTGTTCATCACTTTTTACCTCTGCGTTATAATGTTATGATgcaacttttcatttttcttttctatcttaAATGTTTTTTTGGCTAATGGCAGCAAAAACCTTGGTTTTCTGATGTCATACAAAGAGAATTCGTGCAGAAAAGCCACCACGACCATGCAGACAGTAAAAATGCTATTAGTATGTACATGGAATTCCTTTTGGTGCGCACTCTTTTATAATTACAGTACCTTTTGGATATAACTTGACATGGAATAACCAACTTAAAATGAAACGCTTAGCATGAACCTTTCAAGTTCACCTTTTCCCCTACATATAACAGTTTCATCAAAGTTCACATTCAGGAAAACTTCTTCAAGAAAATTTGCCTCCTCCATAAACAGATATCGTTGAACTTCAATACTATACCCAAAACGAGACAGAGAAAACCAGAGAGAGAGACAGCGATACCAGCTTCACAGTTTTTTCTAGGACATGAAAAAGAAATCTGAAAAGACTTTAAGAGCTCATCATCTCCAGGAACGTTATCAAGGagatgaaaaggaaaaaattggaAGCAACAGAAGCTACCAAGCAATGTTAGACAAGTTACCTGCCAACGTTTCAAGCCAAGCACTCAGTAGGTTTAGCTCTTGCCAATAGAAACTGTTTTCCCCAAATTCACCACGTCAGATTGTTTTATTGgctgcaacaacaacaacaaagtcaTATTTGCTGTGCTTGGTTAGAACAGCAACTATTAGCTGCAgtatcaaaaaattctcaaagtcatATTTGCTGTGCTTGGTTAGAACAGCAACTATTAGCTGCAgtatcaaaaaattctcaaagtcatATTTTCTGTGCTTGGTTAGAACAGAACATAGGTATGTGAATTTATTCCCTCCCTCCTACCTCCCGAGCCTGCAATTTAAAGAAGGAAAGAGTGATCAAAATCCACACACATATTTCACATCAATTTGAAATTCTAGATTGTCCTCGGGGTTTTATTTTCTGATCAATGAAATGACTGGGTTTTTTTTAACTCGGTAAATTCTAGAACAGTTTCCATTTAGAGCAATGAGGTGCTTGATAATTTGtcagaatgatttttttttttttttttggagaatgcCTGAGGTGCTTGAAAATTGCAGGGCAGATCTTCATGTTTCAACTTACAGAAACTTACCTCAGTTGAAGTTTGTTGTTTTCGTAATGCTCTTTTCACCAAGTTAATTTCTCTCATGCAACGCAGCAACAGTATCTAGTCTAACAGAAAGTACCAGTTTTGTGATTTATCTACTGAAACTGATGTAATGCTGGAGTTCTTCAAAGGAAACAAGAAGCTGAAATATATATATGGGAGACCGTCCCTGGTTGTGTATTTTGGACTATCTGGGGCGAAAGGAATTTGAGGTGTTTTGGAGGCAAAGCTATTTCCATCAAGATGTTGAAGTTTAAATGTTGAAGTAACTTGCTACATGGTGTAATTTTGTTGAGATGCATGATGAAGGGAAATTGGTTGATTTTATAGACTAGCCACAAAATTGAGCTTCATTGAAATTGGTAGATTCTATAGATCGCCAAAAAATTGAGATTCATTGTAATATTTTGAAAGTTGAACAGATCAACACTGTCTTGGTGCTGGAATCATACGAAAAAAAATCTTTGCTTGATCAGGAAAGAAAATGTCTACATGAACTAAAGTAAGTAATCAAGGAAAGTAACTGGAAAGACGTTTGAAATAAGTAGCATCTGTAATTCTAGTAGCAAAAGTATCGGACAAGGAGAATAAAGCCCTCACTGTGAACGCACCATGAAACAACAAAAAGATCCCCCAAAAGTAAGTAATCAAGGAATGCAAAGCAATACCTTCAAAGATTTCTGACATTGAAATTATCAATGTCATCTTCAAGTTCACACAGAAGCTCGCTATGGGTAAGACCGTCGACAAGATCCTTATCCTGCAACTCCTTCAACAAGATAATGGCATCTTGCACACATCTTTGCCTGCAAACTTCATCAATTACTGTTCTGATGGTGATGAAGTCAATTGTTCTTCGTCTTTCGTGCATCTCCCATAAGAATTTCACAGCCTCATCAACCTCTCCGCCAAGAGCGAAAGAGTTCACTAGCGAGTTGTATGATTTACTACTAGGAATAAATCCTCTGCACTTCATCTTATCATAAATTTCCTTAGCATTCTTTGTTCGGCCTTGTGCACATAACCCGTGGATCAGATAATCATATGAAAATGAGTTGGGCTGGCACTCGTAGACCACACCCATTTGGTGAAATATCCTGAGAGCATCATTGACATGAAGCGAAAGCACATACCCTTTTATCATGGTATTCAAGGAAACTATATCTGGTTCAATCCCATTATCAACCATTTGTTTGAACAGGGACCTTATAGCATCCATATAAATATGATTTATATATGAATTACTCCTCCTACTAAGAAGCGCCGCGAAAAGAATATTGTAAGTTTTAATCGACGGCCTACAATCAAATTTCCTACTGTTTAACATATGCTTATATATCATCACAGCTCTGGTCAACTTCCTAGCTTCTGTGAAATAATAAATCATCGAATTGAAAAGTTCCTCAGACCCAATAGATCGAATAGCAAGCACTTGATTAACAACATCATCCATTTCTTTATACATATTCGCTTCACCGAGCCTTTGTATAACAAGATGGTATGTCGAAACATTATGCCTGAACCGGTGTTGTTTCGTCGCCCAATTGAACAACTCCAAACACACTAAAGGATCTCTTTGTGAATCCATGACACCCCTAAGTTCTTCAGGGGTAAATCGAGGTGGAAGCTGAGATACAGCATTTTGAAACTGTGATTCATCAAGAACAGGCATTGCTGCAATTCTTGCTCTTCTATTCATCCTTTTTCTCAAAGATCTCGATGGGGGTCCTCTTAACCATCCAGGTGCATTTGAAGAATAGAAATTGACAGGAAATAATGGTTTTATAGACACCATGCTGGATTGAaggagagccttggagtaaccggtaaagttgtttccatgtgaccaagaggtcatgggttcaagcagTGGAAACAAACGCAGGCTAAGGCTacatacaatagacccttgtcGTCCAGCCCTTCCTCGTACCCCGTGCATAGAAGGAGCTTTAGTGGACAGCTGTGTCCTTCTTTTAGATACTACGCCGAGTTGGGTGTGAGCTAAACCAACTCTACACTTTGATGCCCAagaaaaagattttcttgaactatACTTAAAAGGGTACACATATGAATGACAACACAAAGTATTCAAGCAAGTAATCTTACTAAAGCTGGGATCTTTAACACGCAAAAGGCTTAATTTTAACCATGAATGGACAAAACGGTGCCTAAAAACAAACAAGGATGGTTTTGTAGCTAAAATGCCAAATTGGGTGTGAGAGAAAAGTGGTCTAGAATTTAATGGGCAAGAAAACAATTTTCTTGAACTAAAGCTAAAAGGGTGTATATATGAATGATAGCACAAAGTATTCAAACAAGTAATTTTACTAAAGTTAGGATCTTTAATACACAAAAGAGTAAACTTTGACCAAGAATGAGCAAAATGGTGCCTAAAAACAAACATTTTACATTGAATAGCTGGAAAATAGATCAAGAAAATGCTTACTATTTGGAATTCCAGTAAAGAGGGATTTTTTGGATTGATTTATGTAGCCTTTGCTAGTTCTTTCAAATTACCTAACTGAATCTGGGTTAAggttttctttctcttttgtggTACAAAAATGGTGGACATTGCAGACGAGCAGTGAAAAAGCAATGGGGAAGTAGAGAAAAAATTGGGCAAATTTACCTTTAGTTTAGACAAGGGTCATTAGTGAATTtatgcaaaaaattattttgaagtcttATGAATTGAAAAAGATATTtgcacccaaaaaaaaaaaaaaaaaaaaagagtccttattttaactaaaatttatataaatatacattttgttataaatgtatttatattatagtaaatgtctatcaagtCTATTAGGATTTAAaacatccgtcttttactcagactaggagtaaatttttcctagaggggttttgttcattgtattcacaatcatataatctctcatcctcaagagaagaaataagaattactctctctattctctctactcttcttctttattctttcttattttataacacattatcagcatgagactctgccaaataaggtgagattataaatctgaaggatatTTCAAGGTTaataattctttatgttatctttcttttgctactactaatataattattattgaatttgaggaaaaataattgatttggaaccatttatattttaaatttattcctcaagaacaacattatcaaaaaggatgataatatgttatgttcaagtcccatcaattcATGCCTAAGACTCTtgtatatggataagatgttgagtttgaatcttaacacatcatattgatgatattatgatggttaaggtaaaataatgggtgtttaatgaaaagtcgtgaaattcgacccattgaatatgcttcattccataaagtgaatgtggtagcaatatatgataagtctgaaatatgacaacttacttcattcttgaggtgtatgtggtagcagtgcataatatgtctgaaagaaacAAGTGATTGAAAGCACGAATATACGCTTGGAGggataatatgataatgatcataaaaaatgatgatattttcacacgcttatatgattatgagatatactagagaaaaattctctacatcatatgttaTATTCCATTCCTAGGGAATGTGAagattattaatgcaaacgtgcacttgattgtgattgtctCACAACTTACCTCCGAAa
Proteins encoded in this window:
- the LOC107867352 gene encoding pentatricopeptide repeat-containing protein At2g27800, mitochondrial, with the translated sequence MFVFRHHFAHSWSKFTLLCIKDPNFSKITCLNTLCYHSYIHPFSFSSRKLFSCPLNSRPLFSHTQFGILATKPSLFVFRHRFVHSWLKLSLLRVKDPSFSKITCLNTLCCHSYVYPFKYSSRKSFSWASKCRVGLAHTQLGVVSKRRTQLSTKAPSMHGVRGRAGRQGSIVCSLSLRLFPLLEPMTSWSHGNNFTGYSKALLQSSMVSIKPLFPVNFYSSNAPGWLRGPPSRSLRKRMNRRARIAAMPVLDESQFQNAVSQLPPRFTPEELRGVMDSQRDPLVCLELFNWATKQHRFRHNVSTYHLVIQRLGEANMYKEMDDVVNQVLAIRSIGSEELFNSMIYYFTEARKLTRAVMIYKHMLNSRKFDCRPSIKTYNILFAALLSRRSNSYINHIYMDAIRSLFKQMVDNGIEPDIVSLNTMIKGYVLSLHVNDALRIFHQMGVVYECQPNSFSYDYLIHGLCAQGRTKNAKEIYDKMKCRGFIPSSKSYNSLVNSFALGGEVDEAVKFLWEMHERRRTIDFITIRTVIDEVCRQRCVQDAIILLKELQDKDLVDGLTHSELLCELEDDIDNFNVRNL